A genomic window from Acidimicrobiales bacterium includes:
- a CDS encoding acyltransferase → MPTSSTVSRALWRLRYRAAPEVASEVRRRAVLATHHHCRLEVPRQVRLGPRFRVDIPDDGTLIVGRGCEFRDGFTCEISGSGRVAIGAGSIFTASALVQCSTSIEIGTRCVFGQACFIGDGNHRFRDHTRHILDQGYDYRPIVIEDGVMVLSKCTIVNSIGRGSIIGANSVVVKPIPAYCLAVGAPARVIHYFGPPELRPAELCD, encoded by the coding sequence ATGCCCACCAGCTCGACCGTGAGCCGCGCTCTTTGGAGGCTGCGGTACCGGGCAGCTCCCGAGGTGGCCTCCGAGGTGCGTCGGCGGGCCGTGCTGGCCACCCATCACCACTGCCGACTCGAGGTCCCCCGCCAGGTCCGTCTGGGACCCCGGTTCCGCGTCGACATTCCCGACGACGGCACACTCATCGTCGGCCGGGGCTGTGAGTTCCGGGACGGGTTCACGTGTGAGATCTCGGGTTCGGGAAGAGTTGCCATCGGTGCCGGCAGCATCTTCACCGCCTCGGCGTTGGTGCAGTGCAGCACCAGCATCGAGATAGGAACGCGCTGCGTCTTCGGTCAGGCGTGCTTCATAGGTGACGGGAACCATCGGTTCCGCGACCACACCCGCCATATATTGGACCAGGGCTACGACTACCGCCCGATCGTCATCGAGGACGGCGTCATGGTCCTGTCGAAGTGCACCATCGTCAACAGCATCGGGCGGGGGTCGATCATCGGGGCCAACTCCGTGGTGGTCAAGCCGATACCCGCCTATTGCCTGGCGGTGGGCGCTCCCGCCCGGGTGATCCATTACTTCGGCCCCCCCGAGCTCCGGCCGGCGGAGCTGTGCGATTGA
- a CDS encoding glycosyltransferase family 4 protein, with translation MSLSIGLVHPYCWPEVRRGGERYVDELAGWLRAQGNQVDILTGTHADSSVEVRGDGAVVRRRRHARRFRLARFGVTDVESFGAAIWPTLVRRRYDVVHAMTPTAALAARAAGQRTVYTVLGHPTADQLGGRRFDPGVFRAAVRAAHQVTALSRASAGQVAALFGRPAAVLPPGVHCDRFPPDLTPRKPPARILFSASYSDPRKGLDRAVFGLAELLGTHPDARLVLSGQGDSSWALERLGPSAPSVSEHVEDLGPGSTDEVPGRYRDATLTVLPSTGEAFGLVLVESLAAGTPVVCTRDGGMPEIVSDDGVGRTVSPGDITDLARALVDVIALASKPGTPERCSRHARKWDWAESVGPLHLELYQGVLRSRSRAA, from the coding sequence ATGAGTCTGTCCATAGGTCTCGTCCATCCCTACTGCTGGCCCGAGGTCAGGCGAGGGGGAGAGCGCTACGTCGACGAGCTGGCGGGATGGCTGCGAGCCCAGGGGAACCAGGTGGACATCCTCACCGGGACCCACGCCGACAGCAGCGTCGAGGTCCGCGGCGACGGCGCGGTCGTGCGCCGCAGGCGCCACGCGCGGCGCTTCCGGCTGGCCCGGTTCGGAGTGACCGACGTGGAGAGCTTCGGCGCCGCCATCTGGCCGACCCTGGTCCGGCGCCGCTACGACGTGGTCCACGCCATGACCCCGACCGCGGCGCTGGCGGCCCGGGCGGCCGGGCAGCGGACCGTCTACACGGTTCTCGGCCACCCGACGGCGGACCAGCTGGGGGGCCGCCGGTTCGACCCGGGCGTCTTCCGCGCCGCCGTTCGGGCCGCCCACCAGGTGACCGCCCTGAGCCGGGCCTCGGCCGGACAGGTGGCCGCCCTGTTCGGGCGGCCCGCCGCCGTGCTGCCTCCGGGTGTCCACTGCGATCGGTTCCCCCCCGACCTCACGCCCCGGAAACCGCCGGCCCGGATCCTGTTCTCGGCGTCCTACAGCGATCCCCGCAAGGGCCTCGACCGGGCCGTGTTCGGCCTGGCCGAGCTCCTGGGGACCCATCCCGACGCCCGGCTGGTGCTGTCGGGCCAGGGGGACAGCTCCTGGGCGCTGGAGCGCCTCGGGCCGTCCGCCCCGTCCGTGTCCGAGCACGTCGAGGATCTCGGTCCGGGCTCCACCGACGAGGTTCCCGGGCGTTACCGCGACGCCACCCTGACCGTGCTCCCCTCGACTGGCGAGGCCTTCGGGCTGGTGCTGGTGGAGTCGCTGGCGGCCGGTACCCCCGTCGTCTGTACGCGGGACGGGGGCATGCCGGAGATCGTCTCGGACGACGGCGTCGGACGGACCGTCTCCCCCGGTGACATCACCGACCTGGCCCGGGCGCTGGTCGACGTGATCGCCCTGGCCTCCAAGCCCGGCACGCCGGAGCGGTGCTCGCGCCACGCCCGGAAGTGGGACTGGGCGGAGTCCGTCGGCCCGCTTCACCTCGAGCTCTACCAGGGGGTGTTGCGCTCCCGGAGCCGGGCGGCGTAG
- a CDS encoding acyltransferase codes for MSRLYWRLREIDPVVSALSRARRRWLLARLRVVALWYRGEVDVSISPSARLGRRLRVVVAPGSRSTLVVGDKAIIGDDVRMVLEGGRAVIGARADLRRLITLVVGGTLEVGDQVVLQTGCSLHCADSLRIGRRTGVGEFTTVVDSSHHYTSPEEWFVDNVHTSPVVIGADCWIGAKVTIGRGVTVGDYAVIGANSLVTRPVPMGHLVVGVPAEVVRPVRLPWRDLEGPEPTGATGPGGRAPA; via the coding sequence GTGAGCCGCCTCTACTGGCGGCTGCGCGAGATCGACCCCGTCGTCTCGGCGCTCTCGCGGGCGAGGCGGCGGTGGCTGCTGGCCCGCCTGCGGGTGGTGGCTCTCTGGTACCGGGGTGAGGTGGACGTGTCGATATCCCCGAGCGCCCGTCTGGGCCGTCGGCTCCGGGTCGTCGTGGCCCCGGGTTCGCGTAGCACCCTGGTGGTGGGGGACAAGGCCATCATCGGCGACGACGTGCGGATGGTCCTCGAGGGAGGGCGCGCCGTCATCGGGGCACGCGCCGATCTGCGCCGGCTGATCACCCTGGTGGTGGGCGGGACGTTGGAGGTGGGGGACCAGGTCGTGTTGCAGACCGGCTGCTCCCTACACTGCGCCGACAGCCTGAGAATCGGTCGGCGCACCGGTGTGGGGGAGTTCACCACGGTCGTGGACTCGTCCCACCACTACACCTCCCCGGAGGAGTGGTTCGTCGACAACGTCCACACCTCTCCGGTGGTGATCGGAGCCGACTGCTGGATCGGCGCCAAGGTGACCATCGGGCGCGGCGTGACGGTGGGGGACTACGCCGTAATCGGGGCCAACTCTCTGGTGACCCGGCCCGTACCGATGGGACATCTGGTCGTCGGCGTGCCCGCCGAGGTCGTGCGTCCGGTGCGCCTGCCCTGGCGCGATCTGGAGGGGCCGGAACCGACCGGAGCGACCGGACCCGGCGGGCGGGCACCGGCCTAG
- a CDS encoding glycosyltransferase, protein MKGRTPAVLQFIDTWLRPSEQFVHGIVSRLRHSGVVVSRLPVENVDRFPFQPLVSLDRFCSPLPFRMRRPAVTLSLAAVATRHRARLIHVHHGYRLHEVMQAGRLLRAPVVVSLHGHDVTGYVEEHPRIYDGVLDAVSAAVVPSRFLVDLAVAAGCRPDRVHVIPSGVDTEWFTPSPLPAGPPTVLFVGRFVEKKGIDVLLQAWPAVRKAVPTARLRLLGYGPLEHLLVGDGVEVQRTPTHLEVRRAMAEATVVVSPSRTAPDDAVESLLIVNLEAQASGRPVVTTRHGAIPEFVVDGETALVVPEADPHRLAEALTAVLVDRELAERLGRAGPGWARRFDVRDCAARIDELYDSVL, encoded by the coding sequence ATGAAGGGCCGGACCCCGGCCGTGCTCCAGTTCATCGACACCTGGCTGCGGCCCTCCGAGCAGTTCGTGCACGGCATCGTCTCGCGGCTGCGCCATTCCGGAGTGGTGGTCTCGCGACTGCCCGTGGAGAACGTGGACCGCTTCCCGTTCCAGCCGCTGGTGTCGCTGGACCGGTTCTGCTCTCCCCTGCCGTTCCGCATGAGGCGGCCGGCGGTGACCCTTTCCCTCGCGGCCGTCGCCACGCGCCACCGGGCCCGGCTCATCCACGTCCACCACGGTTACCGGCTCCACGAGGTGATGCAGGCGGGCCGCCTCCTCCGCGCCCCCGTCGTCGTGTCGCTGCACGGCCACGACGTCACCGGCTACGTGGAGGAGCATCCCCGGATCTACGACGGGGTGCTCGACGCGGTCTCGGCCGCCGTCGTCCCCTCACGGTTCCTGGTCGATCTGGCCGTGGCCGCCGGGTGCCGCCCCGATCGGGTCCACGTCATCCCGTCGGGGGTGGACACGGAGTGGTTCACGCCCAGTCCGTTACCGGCCGGTCCCCCGACGGTCCTCTTCGTCGGTCGCTTCGTGGAGAAGAAGGGCATAGACGTCCTGCTGCAGGCCTGGCCGGCGGTGAGAAAGGCTGTGCCCACCGCCCGTCTCCGCCTGCTCGGATACGGCCCGCTGGAGCACCTCCTGGTGGGGGACGGGGTCGAGGTACAGCGGACGCCGACCCACCTCGAGGTCCGCCGGGCCATGGCGGAGGCGACCGTGGTGGTGAGCCCGAGCCGGACCGCCCCTGACGACGCGGTGGAGAGCCTCCTCATCGTCAACCTGGAGGCACAGGCCAGTGGCCGCCCCGTCGTGACGACGCGCCACGGGGCCATCCCCGAGTTCGTCGTGGACGGTGAGACGGCGCTGGTCGTGCCCGAAGCCGATCCGCACCGGCTGGCGGAGGCGCTGACCGCCGTGCTCGTCGACCGGGAGCTGGCGGAGAGACTGGGCCGGGCGGGGCCGGGATGGGCCCGGCGCTTCGACGTGCGGGACTGCGCCGCCCGGATCGACGAGCTCTACGACAGCGTGCTCTAG
- a CDS encoding glycosyltransferase family A protein, translating into MRSRASGSLVSVVLPTRNRPDALGSALRSVLEQTYRSLEVVVVDDASEPDVAEVVERVAGGDPRVVLTRLERRSGAARARNIGLERASGELVAFLDDDDLWLPTKLARQVDYLDSHPDVGLVSCDYELSSGDPGGGVLYRGPNAFTAEQVQWMNFPGSFSFVMARRDLVDGELRLDESFPSVEDWDLWLRCGRRARFGVVQEPLVRHVRHGGLSRPESEQRGLEVFIAKHGPTLPPECRVYLRAHLKMLSGEGWRHAAAVARSMFTRSLGVSGLLVCEQTAEQLGELRRDPGLVARAMARLIGPGGRLRVRST; encoded by the coding sequence GTGAGGTCGAGGGCATCCGGATCTCTGGTCTCGGTGGTGCTGCCGACGAGAAACCGGCCCGACGCCCTGGGATCCGCCCTCCGCTCCGTCCTCGAGCAGACCTACCGGAGCCTGGAGGTCGTGGTCGTGGACGACGCCTCCGAGCCCGACGTCGCCGAGGTGGTCGAGAGGGTGGCCGGCGGAGACCCCCGCGTGGTCCTCACCCGCCTGGAGCGTCGCAGTGGGGCGGCGCGCGCCCGCAACATCGGCCTGGAGCGGGCGTCGGGAGAGCTGGTGGCGTTCCTGGACGACGACGATCTCTGGCTGCCGACCAAGCTGGCCCGACAGGTCGACTACCTGGACTCCCACCCCGACGTGGGTCTGGTCTCGTGCGACTACGAGCTGTCGTCGGGTGACCCGGGTGGCGGCGTGCTGTACCGCGGTCCGAACGCCTTCACCGCCGAGCAGGTCCAGTGGATGAACTTTCCGGGCAGCTTCTCGTTCGTCATGGCCCGTCGCGACCTGGTCGACGGTGAGCTCCGCCTCGACGAGAGCTTCCCGAGCGTGGAGGACTGGGATCTCTGGCTGCGGTGTGGACGTCGAGCGCGCTTCGGGGTGGTGCAGGAGCCGCTCGTGCGCCACGTGCGCCACGGAGGCCTGTCCCGACCCGAGTCGGAGCAGCGGGGCCTGGAGGTCTTCATCGCCAAGCACGGCCCCACGCTCCCCCCGGAGTGCAGGGTGTACCTGCGGGCCCATCTGAAGATGCTGTCGGGGGAGGGGTGGAGGCACGCCGCCGCGGTGGCGCGGTCGATGTTCACCCGCTCCCTGGGCGTGTCCGGCCTCCTGGTGTGCGAGCAGACCGCCGAGCAGCTCGGGGAGCTGCGCCGCGACCCCGGGCTGGTGGCCCGGGCCATGGCCCGCCTGATCGGCCCGGGAGGGCGGCTTCGGGTGCGATCGACATGA
- a CDS encoding glycosyltransferase produces the protein MRSASFDAAEPAVSVVMSTFQRSQFLPDVLAAIEMQTLPPGSFEVTVVDDGSGDGTWTSLVELALRTPIAMQALRLARNVGAGTGRDVGVAESRAPVVVFTDDDCVPTPTWLSSLTRPFRVSSGNQPPHLVVQGKTVPWSGDEEGAGAWARSLWVLGPTWLFETCNIAYRRTDLQQAGSFIDRRDAPSVSAARPFGEDAELGWRVMAGGAELRFEPEAVVEHRHFPAGYGDFLREIWRRQDFPDLVSRHGLARRALWRRYFLAPRTAAFDLAVVAGLAAATARKGKLMLGILPWVWLALPEAAHRTGRHPGVRLAQLAMGDAVSLVSLVRGSVRARTMVL, from the coding sequence GTGCGCAGCGCCAGCTTCGACGCAGCCGAGCCCGCCGTCTCGGTCGTGATGTCGACCTTCCAACGGTCCCAGTTCCTTCCCGACGTTCTCGCCGCCATCGAGATGCAGACTCTGCCGCCCGGTTCGTTCGAGGTGACCGTCGTCGACGACGGATCCGGTGACGGGACCTGGACCAGCCTGGTGGAGCTGGCCCTGCGCACCCCGATCGCCATGCAGGCCCTCCGGCTGGCGCGCAACGTCGGCGCCGGCACGGGCCGGGACGTCGGGGTGGCGGAGTCCCGTGCTCCGGTGGTCGTCTTCACCGACGATGACTGTGTACCGACTCCCACCTGGCTCAGCTCGTTGACCAGGCCGTTCCGTGTCTCCTCCGGGAACCAGCCGCCGCATCTGGTCGTGCAGGGAAAGACGGTGCCGTGGAGCGGGGACGAGGAGGGGGCGGGGGCCTGGGCCCGGAGCCTCTGGGTGCTGGGGCCGACCTGGTTGTTCGAGACGTGCAACATCGCCTACCGCCGCACCGATCTGCAGCAGGCGGGGTCGTTCATCGACCGCCGGGACGCCCCCAGCGTGTCGGCGGCCCGCCCCTTCGGTGAGGACGCCGAGCTCGGATGGAGGGTCATGGCCGGTGGGGCGGAGCTGCGTTTCGAGCCCGAGGCCGTGGTCGAGCACCGTCACTTCCCGGCTGGCTACGGTGACTTTCTGCGGGAGATCTGGAGGCGACAGGACTTCCCGGATCTGGTGTCGAGGCACGGCCTGGCCCGACGGGCCCTCTGGCGCCGGTACTTCCTGGCCCCCCGGACGGCGGCGTTCGACCTGGCAGTGGTCGCTGGCCTCGCAGCCGCGACCGCGCGCAAGGGGAAGCTGATGCTAGGCATCCTGCCGTGGGTCTGGCTGGCGTTGCCCGAGGCGGCCCACCGGACCGGGCGCCATCCCGGCGTACGGCTGGCCCAGCTCGCCATGGGAGACGCCGTCAGCCTGGTGTCACTGGTCCGGGGGAGTGTCCGGGCTCGCACCATGGTCCTTTGA
- a CDS encoding glycosyltransferase family 1 protein: protein MSDVVAPPDVVIDADVLGRQRTGDETHVHQLLVGLADGDPGLTVGAVTRWPAMVPEGVTAYQLDPVHQLTRMIWQLPRLLGRIRPRLAHFQYVVPPLYRGRSVVTVHDLSYELLPELEDRFDGWALRRLVPPSIRRSELVFTVSEWTKSDIVSRYGVPPEKIVVTLNGVSDRFTPRGPRPARPPYLLFVGALRPRKDPLAALEAFVRLGEDDLHLVMVGPDRGLRAEVESFVDRSGIRRRVEIKGHVDDDELASLYRGARCVVLPTRYEGFGLPVVEAMASGVPVVSTTAGSIPEVAGTAAVLVPPRDPGALADGIRTALADAPALVAQGLERAARFNWAEVVGRVLEGYRSVLG from the coding sequence ATGAGCGACGTGGTCGCGCCCCCGGACGTGGTCATCGACGCGGACGTCCTCGGACGCCAACGGACCGGTGACGAGACCCACGTCCACCAGCTCCTGGTCGGACTGGCGGACGGGGACCCGGGACTGACCGTCGGCGCCGTCACCCGCTGGCCCGCAATGGTCCCGGAAGGGGTGACGGCCTACCAGCTCGACCCGGTCCACCAGCTCACCCGGATGATCTGGCAGCTCCCCCGCCTCCTGGGACGCATCCGGCCCCGCCTCGCCCACTTCCAGTACGTGGTGCCGCCGTTGTACCGGGGTCGTTCGGTCGTCACGGTCCACGATCTGTCCTACGAGCTCCTCCCCGAGCTCGAGGACCGCTTCGACGGGTGGGCGCTGCGCCGGCTGGTCCCGCCGTCCATCCGTCGTTCCGAGCTGGTGTTCACCGTCTCGGAGTGGACCAAAAGTGACATCGTGAGCCGCTACGGGGTCCCACCGGAGAAGATCGTGGTGACGCTCAACGGCGTGTCCGACCGGTTCACGCCGCGAGGCCCCCGGCCCGCCCGCCCGCCCTACCTTCTCTTCGTCGGCGCCCTCCGCCCCCGGAAGGATCCGTTGGCGGCCCTCGAGGCGTTCGTCCGCCTCGGCGAGGACGATCTGCACCTGGTCATGGTCGGGCCCGACAGGGGACTCCGGGCCGAGGTGGAGTCGTTCGTCGACAGGAGCGGCATCCGCCGCCGGGTGGAGATCAAGGGCCACGTGGACGACGACGAGCTGGCGTCTCTCTACCGGGGGGCGCGCTGTGTCGTCCTGCCGACCCGCTACGAGGGCTTCGGCCTGCCGGTCGTCGAGGCGATGGCGTCGGGCGTGCCGGTGGTCTCGACGACCGCCGGGTCCATCCCCGAGGTGGCCGGCACCGCCGCCGTCCTGGTGCCGCCCCGGGACCCGGGAGCCCTGGCCGACGGCATCCGCACGGCTCTGGCGGATGCCCCCGCCCTCGTCGCCCAGGGTCTGGAACGGGCGGCCCGGTTCAACTGGGCCGAGGTGGTCGGGCGGGTCCTGGAGGGGTACCGGTCGGTCCTGGGCTGA
- a CDS encoding glycosyltransferase, with the protein MHLGIVSRHLPDPDGTSSGRILWALCRGLLQDGHRVDVCSWWPEPPVRELPDWCQWQPLPAESRLGAKVRGLIRPRWESIRLDWEPPAGALAVADDPLSFPAVRTARPSVLTQHYLTQLDRDALGHWRRKDYQDHRSERWNVRHAGIVLAYSERVARALPAPAFAVPMAYEAPEEPLPIVEAPVAALIANWDWAPNRQALEWLLRCWPEVRRRVPGARLMVAGRNSDQIAPGPLAGVEMLGPVTDSTEVLSQAAVMPFPCPDSSGPKVKVLEALALGLPVVTTAAGAEGLAVADGRDIALAPVDDFAAALADLLLDVERRAAMGRAGRQALIDHHAPLPAARARIAILTRALELLGEPGGRR; encoded by the coding sequence GTGCACCTGGGCATCGTAAGCCGGCATCTCCCGGACCCCGACGGGACGTCGTCGGGCCGGATCCTCTGGGCTCTGTGCCGGGGCCTGCTCCAGGACGGTCACCGGGTGGACGTCTGCTCATGGTGGCCGGAGCCTCCCGTGCGGGAGCTCCCCGATTGGTGCCAGTGGCAACCGCTGCCCGCCGAGTCGCGCCTCGGCGCCAAGGTCAGGGGGCTGATCCGGCCCCGGTGGGAGTCCATCCGGCTCGACTGGGAGCCGCCGGCGGGGGCACTGGCCGTGGCGGACGACCCGTTGTCGTTTCCGGCCGTGCGCACGGCCCGTCCGTCCGTCCTGACCCAGCACTACCTCACCCAGCTGGACCGTGATGCCCTCGGCCACTGGCGGCGCAAGGACTACCAGGACCATCGCAGCGAGCGCTGGAACGTCCGGCACGCCGGCATCGTTCTGGCCTACTCGGAGCGGGTGGCGCGCGCCCTGCCGGCGCCGGCCTTCGCGGTTCCGATGGCCTACGAGGCCCCCGAGGAGCCGTTGCCGATCGTGGAGGCCCCCGTGGCGGCGCTCATCGCCAACTGGGACTGGGCTCCCAACCGGCAGGCGCTGGAGTGGCTGCTGCGGTGCTGGCCCGAGGTCCGGCGCCGGGTCCCCGGAGCCAGGCTCATGGTGGCGGGGCGGAACTCCGACCAGATCGCGCCCGGCCCCCTGGCCGGAGTGGAGATGCTCGGGCCGGTGACGGACTCCACCGAGGTCCTGAGCCAGGCTGCCGTCATGCCGTTCCCCTGCCCGGACTCCAGCGGGCCCAAGGTCAAGGTGCTCGAGGCCCTGGCCCTCGGGCTTCCCGTCGTCACGACGGCGGCGGGGGCGGAGGGCCTGGCGGTGGCCGACGGCCGGGACATCGCCCTGGCGCCGGTCGACGACTTCGCCGCGGCGCTGGCGGATCTGCTGCTGGACGTGGAGCGCCGAGCTGCCATGGGTCGTGCGGGCCGCCAGGCGCTCATCGACCATCACGCGCCCCTCCCGGCCGCCCGGGCCCGGATCGCCATCCTGACCCGGGCGCTCGAGCTGCTGGGTGAGCCCGGGGGACGGCGCTGA
- a CDS encoding glycosyltransferase family 1 protein, whose product MAPRVVLNALALQPEGSGVQTYARELLRALVPQVRAELVARVRPDAAHELPPEIRPELRPPRHGVRYLLEGARSLGPADLVHGLDVHVPARPQAPSVATIHDLAVFDVPWAFARGWVVGNRAVARHAIHRADVLIAVSAFTADRIAARFRRQAVVSLLAPGPRFRPPPAEAVDAVRRRFALPERFALHVGTLEPRKDVATLAAACARVGLPLVLAGRIGRLPPPAPAITLGYVAGSDLPALYGAATLVAYPSLYEGFGLPPLEAMACGAAVVAYRIPALEENLAGAAVLTPPRDEAALAAAISSLVADEALRSEMAAAGRERAGAYSWSATAAVTAGVYRGLGVPC is encoded by the coding sequence GTGGCACCGAGAGTCGTACTCAACGCCCTAGCCCTCCAGCCGGAAGGAAGCGGCGTTCAGACCTATGCGCGCGAGCTGCTGCGGGCCCTCGTGCCGCAGGTGCGCGCCGAGCTCGTGGCGCGGGTGCGTCCCGACGCCGCCCACGAGCTGCCTCCGGAGATCCGGCCCGAGCTCCGCCCCCCTCGTCACGGCGTCCGGTACCTGCTGGAGGGAGCCAGGAGCCTGGGTCCGGCCGACCTGGTCCACGGGCTCGACGTGCACGTCCCGGCCCGCCCGCAGGCGCCCAGCGTGGCCACGATCCACGACCTGGCGGTGTTCGACGTCCCGTGGGCCTTCGCACGGGGATGGGTCGTGGGGAACCGGGCGGTGGCGCGTCATGCCATCCACCGGGCCGACGTCCTCATCGCTGTGTCCGCATTTACCGCCGATCGCATCGCCGCGAGATTTCGGCGCCAGGCCGTGGTTTCCCTGCTGGCCCCCGGCCCCCGCTTCAGGCCACCCCCGGCGGAGGCGGTGGACGCCGTGAGGCGGCGGTTCGCCCTGCCCGAGCGATTTGCCCTCCATGTCGGGACCCTGGAGCCCAGGAAGGACGTCGCCACCCTGGCCGCGGCCTGCGCCCGGGTGGGGCTGCCCCTGGTCCTGGCCGGCCGGATCGGCCGCCTCCCCCCGCCGGCGCCCGCCATCACCCTCGGCTACGTGGCCGGCAGCGACCTGCCGGCGCTGTACGGAGCGGCCACGCTCGTGGCCTACCCCTCCCTCTACGAGGGGTTCGGCCTGCCCCCGCTGGAGGCGATGGCCTGCGGGGCGGCGGTGGTCGCCTACCGGATCCCGGCCCTGGAGGAGAACCTGGCCGGGGCGGCCGTCCTCACCCCGCCGCGGGACGAAGCGGCCCTGGCCGCGGCCATCTCGTCCCTGGTGGCCGACGAAGCGCTCAGGTCGGAGATGGCGGCGGCGGGGCGGGAGCGGGCCGGGGCCTATTCGTGGTCCGCCACCGCCGCCGTGACCGCGGGCGTGTACCGGGGCCTGGGGGTGCCCTGCTGA
- a CDS encoding glycosyltransferase, giving the protein MHAVTPESVPVAVVVCTRDRPAMLEGALTALRQALRPGDEAVVVDSASTAPTTAAVARAAGFEVVRCDEPGASRARNAGARSTAAPIVAFTDDDCRVLPDWTSAIAAAFQDPAVGFVSGRVLPDRSEGPTVSAEGSQERRRFVGNQDPHDIGHGASMAFRRQALGAAGGFDERLGAGVRLRGAEDKDVFWRLLRRGWVGVYEPSVTVTHVQWRGRLQTARTNFGYGLGAGAFAAKVARLDGDIGRRMLIDRAWLHGVRAVGRAARRRHKQGMVDSLAWTAGVTIGAVPGALLPLEGDRFRS; this is encoded by the coding sequence GTGCACGCAGTGACCCCGGAGTCCGTGCCCGTTGCGGTGGTGGTCTGCACGCGCGACCGGCCGGCCATGCTCGAAGGGGCGCTCACCGCGCTTCGGCAGGCCCTGCGGCCGGGTGACGAGGCGGTGGTGGTCGACTCGGCGTCGACGGCCCCGACCACGGCCGCAGTGGCGCGTGCTGCCGGCTTCGAGGTGGTCCGGTGCGACGAACCGGGGGCGTCACGGGCGCGCAACGCCGGGGCGCGGAGCACCGCCGCTCCGATCGTCGCCTTCACCGATGACGACTGCCGCGTGCTGCCCGACTGGACCTCAGCCATCGCCGCGGCTTTCCAGGATCCGGCGGTGGGCTTCGTCTCCGGACGGGTGCTGCCGGACCGGTCGGAGGGCCCGACCGTGTCGGCCGAGGGCAGCCAGGAGCGGCGCCGTTTCGTCGGCAACCAGGATCCCCACGACATCGGGCACGGTGCCAGCATGGCGTTCCGGAGACAGGCCCTCGGCGCGGCGGGGGGCTTCGACGAGCGGCTCGGGGCGGGGGTCCGCCTGCGGGGCGCCGAGGACAAGGACGTGTTCTGGCGGCTGCTCCGCCGGGGATGGGTCGGCGTGTACGAGCCGTCGGTGACGGTGACCCACGTCCAGTGGCGCGGGCGCCTCCAGACGGCGCGAACCAACTTCGGGTACGGCCTCGGCGCCGGGGCCTTCGCCGCCAAGGTGGCCCGCCTCGACGGCGACATCGGGCGGCGGATGCTCATCGATCGGGCCTGGCTGCACGGGGTGAGGGCGGTCGGCCGGGCTGCCCGCCGGCGGCACAAGCAGGGCATGGTCGACAGCCTGGCCTGGACGGCCGGAGTGACGATCGGAGCGGTACCGGGGGCGTTGCTGCCACTCGAAGGTGACCGTTTCCGCTCCTAG